In the genome of Methylophaga nitratireducenticrescens, one region contains:
- a CDS encoding PP0621 family protein, producing the protein MRILILLAIGLLLYVIFRNLYRKIKNERQIEQAEKMVRCEQCGLHLLEQEAIQKNQHYFCTTEHLEAYQQQK; encoded by the coding sequence ATGCGAATTTTGATCCTGCTGGCGATAGGCCTGCTGTTATATGTAATCTTCCGTAATTTGTATCGCAAGATAAAAAATGAAAGGCAAATCGAGCAAGCTGAAAAAATGGTGCGTTGTGAACAATGTGGTTTGCATTTACTGGAACAGGAAGCCATTCAAAAAAATCAGCATTATTTTTGTACTACAGAGCATCTTGAGGCTTATCAGCAACAAAAATAA